In the genome of Dromiciops gliroides isolate mDroGli1 chromosome 1, mDroGli1.pri, whole genome shotgun sequence, the window accaaaacctaagggatgcagccaaagcactgcttaggggaaattttatatctctaaatgcttacatgaataaaaaagagaaagaggagatcaatgaattgggcatgcaacataaaaagctagaaagagaacaaattagaaatcccgaACTAAATACTAActgagaaatcctgaaaatcaaaggagaaattaataaaattgaagggaagaaaactaagagctggttttatgaaaaaaaaaacaataaaatagataaacctttggttaatttgatttaaaaaattaaagaaaaaaactaaattacaagtatcaaaaaggaaaggtgtgatttcaccaccaacgaactggaaattaaagcaataattaggagctattttgcccaactgtatgccaataaatttgacaatctaaatgaaatagatgaatatctacaaaaatacaaactgccaaggttaactgaagaagaaataaaatccttaattaGGCccagtttagaaaaaaaaaatgaagaagccattactgaactccctaagaaaaaatctcctgggccagatgggtttacaagtgaattctcccaaacatttaaagaacaattaattccaatacagTACaatctatttggaaaaataggtgaagaaagagttctatgAAATGCCTTTTATCATGGAAATATGCTGTTGATACCTAAAACAGGCagggcaaaaacagagaaagttacagatcaatttccctaatgaatattgatgcaaaaatcttaaataagatattagcaaggagattacagcaagtgaccCCCAGAATAACACACTGTGACTAGCTGGGTTTTGAACAAGGAATGCAACTCTGGTTCAAcaatagaaaaactattaatataatcaaccacatcaataacaaaaccaaacaaaatcatatgattatctcaatagatgcagcaaaagttttgacaaaatacagcactcatttctaataaaaaacactagacaGCACatgaataggtggagctttccttaaaataaaacagTATGTACATAAAACCATAAGCAaacattacatgtaatggggataagttagaggcattacCAATAAGATCCAGGGTGAGACAGGGATGTCGAtaatcacctctattatttaatattgtactaaaaatgttagcttcaGCAAtcggagaagaaaaaggaattaaaggatttagaataggcaaggaggaaacaaaactatcactctttgcagatgataagatgATATACTTAGAACATCCTAAAGAATAGActaaaaaaactgcttgaaaaaattaacaactttaggaaagttggaggatataaaataaacccacagaaatcattagcatttctatgcatgaccaacaaagctcagcagcaagagatagagaaattctatttaaagtaatggtagccAAAATATAATACTTGGGAggctacctgccaagacaaacccaggaaccctatgaacacaattacaaaacacttttcacacaaatcatatcggatctatgtaattggaaaatatcaattgctcatgcataggccgaggtaatataataaaaatgacaattctacttaatttatctattcaatgccataccaatcagtctacctcaaaattattttatagaggtacaaaaaatacaaaatttatctggagaaacaaaaaaatcaagaatatcaagggagctaatgaaaaaaaatgtatagaaagGTGAGctggctgtaccaaatctgaagctattctataaagtggcagtcatcaaaattatttagtactggctaagaaatattgtggtggatcagtggaatagattaggcacaggagacacagtagtaaattactataatgatctactgtttgataaacccaaagactccagcttctgggataggaactcaatatttgacagaaTCTGCTGGGAACAgtggaagatagcatggcagaaactaggcacagacctacatcttacaccttatacaaaaataaggtcaaaatgagttcaagatttagacataaagagtgataccatagataaattaggagaggaaggaatagctctcagatctttggagaggaaaaaaaatgtatgtccaAACAAGAGTTATGAAATGCAAGagggaagactttgattacattaaattaaggtttttgtacaaatggaagcaatgcagcaaaaattagaaaggaggcagaaaactgtTGAAAAAATGTTACAGCCAGCATtactgataaagttctcatttctaaaatatatagggaactaaaacaaatttataagaatccaaataattccccaattgagaaatggtcattggatatgaacaggaagttttctgatgaagaagtaaAATCTATCTATTgccgtatgaaaaaatgctctaaatcactattgattacagaaatgcaaatttaaacaactctaaggtaccacctcacacatattagattggctaaaattacaaaaaagggaacaataaatcttggagaagctgtggaaaaattggtacactaatgcattgttggtggagctgggaactgatacaacccttctggagaacaatttggaaccatgcccaaagagctatgggactgttcataccttttgacccagtggtaccactgataGGTCTGTATCTGAAGGacaccatagaaaagggaaaaggactcacttGTACAAAAGAATTTATAgcttctctctttgtggtggcaaagaattggaaatcaagagaatgcccattaataggggaatggctaaagttgtggtatatgaatgtaatggaatactattgtgctgtaagaaacaaaaagcaggaggaattcagagaaacctggaaggacatacatgaaataatgctgactgagaggagcagaaccaagagaacactgtacccagtaacaacaacattgtgtgggggcagctaggtggcacagaggataaagcaccggctctaatttcaggaggacctgagttcaaacctggcctcagacacttattagctgtgtgaccctgggcaagtcacttaacccccaatgccctgcaaaaccaacaaagaaacaaacaaaaacaaacccaacataCTGTGATGAATAATGGGAATAGacctggctcttctcagtagtgcaatgatccaaaacagtttcaaggaactcatgatagaaaatgttctcaacatccagaaaaaagaactgtgaattatcgatgcagattgaaccacactgtttcttaTTTTGGActgtttctttcccctctttttggaggtttttcccttgttctctgattcttctttcacaagatgactaatgtagaaatatgtttaatgtgattgtacacatacaaCCCATATCAGACAGTTTTCCAtcttgggaagaagggagggaagagaaggtgagagaaaaaaattaggaactaaaaatcctgtgaaaacaaatgttgaaaactatccttatatgtaattggaaaataataaaatattttaagaaaaaaagaaagatgcatgTCAGAACAATTTTGggttactacctcatacctattgtatTGGATAATAGGACGGCATGAGAAATGTTGTAGTACATACGGGTGTGAggttaaaattggatattagatcataaatctcccctacttaacctttcccttaatttatctcccagactagtaaatggaagaagcttctggttttctagatagagcctttattgtatggtagtcacaaggtgatgttgattagaaggataggaaagtagaaatacaatacaaatcgtcttaagtctaggcttagtctatattctgtataaaactcaccaaaacccaaggccacttttggggagagagcgcatgctgttaaccgagagccgggccaagtcaaactccagtccgcgtctgtctgtgcagcacagccaggagaccagcggagcaggaaaaaagctcccacttccgttctctccttgccttttaagctcgcaccccggaagtcagaagtcgagtgctcagcaggcagtgctgttggtctcctccccaaaagggtggtcctaaaaaaacccaaaaactggcgtctctccattatctaaccaactgttaaaacttttttaccacattccccccttttgttcctcaagaaacaaaatatttccttgacggaacagtaaaaagaatataataactattgctaactaataatatgtgaacaacaatgtagaaaaggaagagaggaaagttttgtccagaggggcaattttttttttttgtcctcatgaactgacgctttgacattagtcttgcaaaagGAGAGCCTCTgaagagagtacatgttacagatagtgtatattataacaaaaaggagatagtaaaaacctaacaaaacatataaagtctctgagttctcttgtcttcttgaagtggtaagatgtcatcaggaggaaactggattctggtctggaaaactggattctggactctgctctggattctggtctggaaaaactggattctcttctttaactgtttgaattgctgtatttttactaaaccttagcatagcattgtcaaagatcaaattaataaattccattacaaggggaaaatgaaacatcAATGCAATGTTGGTAGTGTTGTAAGATccagtttggaactatggccaaaggtttataaaaccatgcatatgttttgacttagtaataccactattaggtaactaacaaaaaggaaataaaaccccCCAAAgttaaagaacctatatgtacaaaaaatatttatgacagccCTTTTTTGctacaaagaatttgaaattgaagagatgcccatgaattgaggaatggttgaaaaaACTGTGCGATGAGATtagaatggaaaattattgtgctataagaagtgatgagtaggatgctctctgaaaaacttggaaagaaataCATGagctgttgcaaagtgaaatgtcctgtatacaaagtaacagcaatattgtcagaTAATGACATGTGAATGACCTaggtattctcagcaacacaatgatccaagaaaacactgaaggacttatgaaaaacatGATCCATccccagtgaaagaactgatggtgtctgaatacagattgaagcatacatttttagtttctttttctcaaggttttctttttctttctcatttcttttacaacctgactaatatggaaatgttttgcctgacaacacatgtataacttatattgaattgttgagttcttaagggggtgattgggaagtgagagagggaggaagagaatttggatttggaacactaatgtattgttggtggagctgtgaactgatccaaccattctggaaagcagtttggaattatgcccaaagagctatactctttgacccagaaattagGCCTtcttcccagggagatcatggaaaagggaaaaggatatacatgtacaaaaatttttatagctgctctttttgtggtggcaaggaattggaaattgagcggttgtcaatcaattggggaatgactgaataagttgtggtatatgaattgatggaatactattgtgctataagaaaagataagcaggcagatttcagagaaacctggaaggactttcatgaacggATGAcaagtgagataagcagaaccaggagaacattgtacacattatcgaCAACAttatatgttggggcagctaggtggcacagtggatagagcaccgaccctggagtcaggagtacctgagttcaaatctgggctcagacacttaacacttactatctgtgtgaccctgggcaagtcacttaaccccaattgcctcaataaaacaaaacaaaaaacattatgtgttgatcaactgtgatagacttgattcttctcagcaataccatggtccaacatagttccaaaggactcatgatggaaattgttctccaaatccagaaataaaaaataattgtgaaatctagatgcagatcgaaccatactatttcaattgtttttgttcttgtttatcttttttgaggtatttctttttactctgattcttctcttataacatgaccaattcagaaaaatttttaatgtgtggtaaaaaaatatgaaagtttttaccagttggttaggataactgaaagacgccagtttttgaaggaccacccttttggggaggagacgaacagtccgcctgctgcgcacgtcagactgcctgcggggactcgacttccagggtggagagaatggaagtggggcttttgcttgcttggcgggactcctgacggcgcggcacagacagtctctctccaaaggtggccttttcggtttggtgagtttttataaggaatatagactaagcttagacttaagacgatttgtattgtgtttctactttcctatccttctaatcaacatcaccttgtgactaccataacaataaataaaaaggtctatctagaaaaccaaaagcttcttccatttactagtttgggagatatattaagggaaaggttaagtaggggagatttatgatctaatatccaattttaaatctcacagttgtgATTGTAtttatacaacctatatcagattacttgctatcttggggattGGGATGGaagagaggcagggagaaaaatgtgaaattagaaatattataaaaacaaatgttaaaaactatctctaaatgtgattggaaaataataaagaatttatatagaaaaaaatttaaataaatatttaaaaattaacacaGGTTCTAATATACATGCTGATATATCCCTTGCAAAACAAATATCTAAAGAAGAGTAGAGATATTAATGTGCCATTATATATATTGGTATCACCCTATTCCATGATCTCCCCTCTTCTAGATATGCAGTACATCTGTTGTATTAACTGTTTAGTTCCTACAAGTTAATAGCTATTGTCATAGGGACACACTCAAAATTAATTGCCTTTCAATGACTTATCTCTAGGCAAAAAAGGAGCATAGGCAAATACATGCACTTTCAGTTTAGAACTGAAATGCATAGGCTGATATGATCACCTCAATTCACTTATTACAAAGGATCATAGGTCTGCAACCAATGGGAAAGCCATtgtaatattaaagaaaaaattgaaatctcTCCCACTTTTTAAACAGACTTCTCTTTGTTGAAAGACATTCAGTCTATGTTATAACACCTCTGTATAAGGCCCTGAATCACCTACAATAGAATTTTTCTCctagtttctgtttttttttttaaatagagcaTGCCTACTGAAAAACTCTTGTTTTAAAATTCCTCTGAATTCAActcaaatcaacaaatacttatggAATATCTAATATAGGCAAGTCACTGGGTTATGCAGTGGGGACAAAAATGTATGTAATAGATTAAGGACAGGCCAGATCTCTACTTCAACCTTAACCACAATAATATCCCATACTCCAGCTGCATTTGAGACACTGAACCTCAATCTTTGCCCTAGTACCAATACCTGCCCAGTGGCAGGCCCAGCAAGCTACCAccaaatgatcaaagaaaaaaagttcatatAATGCAAGTTTATTAAGtaattttaaacaaagaaaaacatatttcccacccctttatacatttattttttttaaggacagATGTGTGCAAAATGCCCTTCTGGGCATGGTGGAAGGAAGATGTACTGGACTTTTGGACAAGCCCACGTTTGGTCCTTTTCCCTGTGATGAGAAATTTCTTAGTAAAAGAGTAGCAATGGCTCAAACTTGGTGGGGGTGTGGGAGGAAATGAAACTCCATCTAAAAGATGTGCTTTTTAAGAAGTAAATGAAATGTTAAGTGTCAAGAAAGGCTATGGGGTAAAGGAGAACTCCTAAATTCTCCTGCCTCTATTCTATGCCTCATTAAAGTGGGCAtagtctcttcctcctcaccctcaAAAGACCAAGTGGAGGATAGGTTTTTATTCCTTCATCCTTATCTTGGACTCTCACTCATATACATCCTATTGGTGGATGTATACTCTATTATACAATTTGTTTCACCAACAGGTTTTGGTTTCAGAGCAGCAGaaactccaaatccaagaaaacaaacccatggggaggggggagggagaaaaatctaggAAGTACTAAGGAGAAAAGTGGGGAATGTCCAAGTGAAGTGGTCAAGTCTGGTTTTCTTTGCCCCTCAGAAATCCTTCAGGCGGTTGGACATGTCTTGCTTGCTTCTTTCTTCAGTGCGATTCTTCAGACGAAACCTGATGCGTTCTTCCTTAAAGTCTTCATGATTCATGGGCCTGTAACTCTGGGGCTCACACAATGTTGGGTACTGTGGGAAGAAATCCTTGTAGCCTCCTTTGAGAATATACATTTCAGGATAGTACAGATTTGGGTAGTTATtggtgtttctgtctctctctctgatgaAACAACACATCTGAGGCCCTCTCTCAGAGGAGAATTCACAATAGAAAATAAGGATGATCCTCTTCTCTACACAGTTGGAGAGAATGGTATTCACTAGCAGGAAATCCTCTGCATCTTGTTTCAAGGGAAGGTTTACTGCACCCTTGATGTGCCCACCCTCAAATTCATAAGGATATCTGCAGTCCAGAATAACATATTTCTCAATGATATTGCTTAACTTCCCTGTTAATACAACCACCATCACCTCTGGTGATATGTACTTAAGGTCCTGATGGTACCCAGTGATCATCTGTAGGAGAAATGCCTTAGAGTAATCCCCAATCAGCTCTCTAGGGTCATTGTTTAAGATGGTTTTAATGTTGTCAATACATGAAGACAAGGAACAAAAGAGTCCAACTTTtggctccttttccttctccagagtaGTAGTTGAGATGGCCATGCTCTTTCTGGGCTTCTTCTTGACTGATGTGTCCGTGACCCTGGGCCACTCTAACCTCTTTAAGAGTAACCCTATAGAGATGCTTGGGCAGGGAAAGAGAGCATAAGAGTTGATGGCATTTGCTTTGCTTGATCAAAGATTCCGCTTTACTCCTCTTTTGTTCATGATCATGGGAACACTTAGGAGGTTCTCTATCCCTGGGGAAACTGTCCTCATTCTGCTCTTCCTGAACTTTATGGAAGCAGGATTCTACCTTGATGTGAGTTTTCATCTCTTTTGCCCCAACTTCTCCTTCGGGCATTGAACTAGCCTCTCCCTGGGATTTCCTAGCAGGAGGAGCTAGGAGGTTTGACCCTATGTTCCCTCCACTGCTAGAGGCAGGAATTCTGGAGGAATGATGTAGAGGCAGGGGACTcagctcctcttccttctctactgGAGCAAAACGCAGCAGATCAGGTGCCAAATGTGGCCTCTGTACAAAAGCCTCCCTACGTCTGGCAGTTGAATGGTTGTGTCCCACAGGTCTGGAGCACATTTTGAAGACAAATCTCACCTTTTCCTCATCTTCTCTGCTGCAGATATTCAATTTGATATCATCCTTGCCCTTCTGGCCCATATCTAGGCCCATGGAGTTGGTGACATTCCTTAAAGCTTGGCTGGAGCCTATAGGCAAAGACTGGAAGCATCTATTGGGAAATCTCACTTCTCGATTCCAGACTCTGGAATTGCCTCCTGAAATACATGGGCCATTGCCCCACAGTCCATGGGACTTGGGGGATCCATCAAGAGACCTGCATCTGAAAATTCTAGTGCATCTGAGACATCTAAAGACAAGGATTCCCAGGATCTTGAAATAACTGTGCTCTGGAGGgcctggttttcttttctttctctttggtgcCTCCCTGGTCCTGTGAGGTAGCTCATCACCTGCTTGAGTGTGGTGCCTGGGAAACCTGAGGCCATG includes:
- the LOC122751695 gene encoding LOW QUALITY PROTEIN: M-phase inducer phosphatase 2-like (The sequence of the model RefSeq protein was modified relative to this genomic sequence to represent the inferred CDS: inserted 2 bases in 2 codons; deleted 1 base in 1 codon); this encodes MEQQPPLRNAYTESDCNPRHLESLVAWWPAHQNMGQLGLFASPDSMASGFPGTTLKQVMSYLTGPGRHQRERKENQALQSTVISRSWESLSLDVSDALEFSDAGLLMDPPSPMDCGAMAHVFQEAIPESGXREVRFPNRCFQSLPIGSSQALRNVTNSMGLDMGQKGKDDIKLNICSREDEEKVRFVFKMCSRPVGHNHSTARRREAFVQRPHLAPDLLRFAPVEKEEELSPLPLHHSSRIPASSSGGNIGSNLLAPPARKSQGEAISPGIENLLSVPMIXEQKRSKAESLIKQSKCHQLLCSLSLPSISIGLLLKRLEWPRVTDTSVKKKPRKSMAISTTTLEKEKEPKVGLFCSLSSCIDNIKTILNNDPRELIGDYSKAFLLQMITGYHQDLKYISPEVMVVVLTGKLSNIIEKYVILDCRYPYEFEGGHIKGAVNLPLKQDAEDFLLVNTILSNCVEKRIILIFYCEFSSERGPQMCCFIRERDRNTNNYPNLYYPEMYILKGGYKDFFPQYPTLCEPQSYRPMNHEDFKEERIRFRLKNRTEERSKQDMSNRLKDF